The genomic segment CAGCTCGGCTGTAATTGATTCCTCGGCTTTGGTTGAGGTTGGTGCTGTAGTTCATGAAAAAGCGGTCTTAGGTGCAGAGGTTCATGTAGGATCTGGTACTGTGGTTGGACCATCAGTTAAAATCGGCCCTTCCACAAGAATCGGGTAATATCTCTTGTACAATGTCTCTGAATAGACCATTGTTGTATTCAGCACCTTTAAAAGATTCTGTTTGCTGAGTTTCTTTTGTTCTATCCAGATATAATGTTTCAATTAGCAACTGTAGTATTGGTGATTCATGTGTGATCCACAATGGGGTCTGCATAGGTCAAGATGGTATGAACCAAACTCACATGGTTTATCAGAGATCATAGGATTGAAGAGGTTATGGTTTGAGATTAAGTCTTTTAATTGCTCGTTTATCTTTCTTTCAGGCTTTGGTTTTTATGTTGATGAACATGGAATCATGGTCAAGAAGCCTCAAGTAATAATCCCTAATTGCATTTCTCTAATCTGAATCAATCAACAAATAGCGGGTCATTactcattctcttttctttctttctttgtcatCTTTAGACTTTAAACGTGAAGATAGGGAATCGTGTAGATATAGGAGCAAATACTTGCATTGATCGAGGCAGGTAAGAGATCTGCATCTATTGACTAACTTCCTTCAGTGCACTATGCGCAGTTTCATTAGCTCTGTATAACAACAAATTATGCAGCTGGAGAGATACAGTAATTGAAGATGACACTAAGATAGACAACTTAGTGCAGGTTtggtctctttttgttttttggcctttataaattgattaaacAGTATCCATCATATGCttactttctttcttgtttttttgggcAGATTGGTCATAATGTGATCATAGGAAAATGTTGCTTGCTTTGTGGTCAAGTAGGCATCGCTGGTTCAGTAACGTACAAATCTGAACCCTTTTTGTTTCCATTGAAAGAAACAATTATTTGAAGTTTTTCAAGactcaaaaagtcaaaaaacaaATCTGCAGAATTGGTGACTATGTGGCTTTAGGGGGACGAGCTGCTGTTCGAGATCATGTCTCCATTGTATCCAAGGTATAATAATAGGCTTCAACCGGTTTCAAAAAAGCGGTTTTCTTGATGCGTTTTGGTTCACAAAAacttctttttgtgtgtgtttaatgTTTAGGTTCGACTCGCGGCTAATAGTTGTGTTACTAAAAACATCAATGAGGCAGGGGATTTTGGAGGCTTTCCTGCTGTAAGTTAGATCTGTTTATCTTTTTTCAAGATCTTTAATTATTGTTTCGACATTTCATCAAGAATCAGTAACAATAACCTGAACTTATCGATAGTTGACCTCGACTAAAACAGAGTTGAAAAAATGGTTTCCAAGAAATTGaatatcaaaatttatgtttGGACTTCAGGTTC from the Camelina sativa cultivar DH55 chromosome 12, Cs, whole genome shotgun sequence genome contains:
- the LOC104731422 gene encoding probable UDP-3-O-acylglucosamine N-acyltransferase 2, mitochondrial isoform X1, producing the protein MAATLRRLYPNSIRNSLQGIYLNKPFIRNQLLRLSSSQSSYFSSDHQLGSASAEVSSNAGTATSGGIISEGFLRWRNGGGTCHSSAVIDSSALVEVGAVVHEKAVLGAEVHVGSGTVVGPSVKIGPSTRIGYNVSISNCSIGDSCVIHNGVCIGQDGFGFYVDEHGIMVKKPQTLNVKIGNRVDIGANTCIDRGSWRDTVIEDDTKIDNLVQIGHNVIIGKCCLLCGQVGIAGSVTIGDYVALGGRAAVRDHVSIVSKVRLAANSCVTKNINEAGDFGGFPAVPIHEWRKQIVRAQISNKRRA
- the LOC104731422 gene encoding probable UDP-3-O-acylglucosamine N-acyltransferase 2, mitochondrial isoform X2, which encodes MAATLRRLYPNSIRNSLQGIYLNKPFIRNQLLRLSSSQSSYFSSDHQLGSASAEVSSNAATSGGIISEGFLRWRNGGGTCHSSAVIDSSALVEVGAVVHEKAVLGAEVHVGSGTVVGPSVKIGPSTRIGYNVSISNCSIGDSCVIHNGVCIGQDGFGFYVDEHGIMVKKPQTLNVKIGNRVDIGANTCIDRGSWRDTVIEDDTKIDNLVQIGHNVIIGKCCLLCGQVGIAGSVTIGDYVALGGRAAVRDHVSIVSKVRLAANSCVTKNINEAGDFGGFPAVPIHEWRKQIVRAQISNKRRA